A part of Capsicum annuum cultivar UCD-10X-F1 chromosome 6, UCD10Xv1.1, whole genome shotgun sequence genomic DNA contains:
- the LOC107876107 gene encoding hexokinase-2, with product MKKATVGAVVVGAATVVAVAALVARHRMKKSSKWTRARAILKEFEEKCATPDAKLKQVADAMTVEMHAGLASEGGSKLKMLISYVDNLPTGDEAGVFYALDLGGTNFRVMRVQLGGQDGGIIHQEFAEASIPPNLMVGTSEALFDYIAAELARFIGEEEEKFHPPPGRQRELGFTFSFPIMQTSINSGTLIRWTKGFSIDETVGKDVVSELTKAMQRQGIDMRVTALVNDTVGTLAGGRYSDKDVSIAVILGTGTNAAYVERAQAIPKWHGPLPKSGEMVINMEWGNFRSSHLSLTEYDHAMDTDSLNPGEQLFEKICSGMYLGEILRRVLLRMAEEAGIFGDEVPPKLKDSFVLRTPEMSAMHHDTSSDLRVVGDKLKDILEISNTSLKTRRLVVELCNIVATRGARLAAAGILGIVKKMGKDTPRESGAEKIVVAMDGGLYEHYTEYSKCLENTLVELLGVEMSTSIVFKHANDGSGIGAALLAAANSHYVEDKSGK from the exons ATGAAGAAGGCGACGGTGGGTGCGGTTGTGGTAGGGGCGGCGACGGTGGTTGCTGTGGCCGCGCTGGTGGCACGCCACCGTATGAAGAAATCGAGCAAATGGACACGTGCAAGGGCGATTCTTAAGGAATTTGAGGAGAAATGTGCCACGCCAGATGCTAAGCTGAAGCAAGTGGCGGATGCCATGACGGTGGAGATGCACGCCGGACTTGCCTCTGAAGGAGGCAGTAAGCTCAAAATGCTTATTAGCTATGTCGATAATCTACCTACTGG cGATGAAGCAGGAGTCTTTTATGCATTGGATCTTGGTGGAACAAATTTCCGGGTAATGCGGGTGCAATTGGGGGGACAAGATGGTGGCATTATCCATCAAGAATTCGCAGAGGCATCAATTCCTCCAAATTTGATGGTTGGAACTTCAGAA GCACTTTTTGACTATATTGCGGCAGAACTTGCAAGATTTattggtgaagaagaagaaaagtttcATCCACCTCCTGGTAGGCAAAGAGAACTAGGCTTCACCTTCTCGTTCCCGATAATGCAGACTTCAATCAATTCTGGAACTCTTATCAGGTGGACAAAAGGTTTCTCCATTGATGAGACG GTTGGCAAAGATGTTGTTTCAGAACTGACAAAAGCAATGCAAAGACAAGGAATTGATATGAGGGTGACAGCACTT GTGAATGATACTGTTGGAACATTGGCTGGTGGTAGATACTCTGATAAGGATGTATCCATTGCTGTGATATTAGGCACCGGGACCAATGCAGCATATGTGGAACGGGCTCAGGCAATTCCCAAATGGCACGGTCCTCTGCCTAAATCTGGAGAAATG GTGATCAATATGGAATGGGGCAACTTTAGATCATCCCATCTTTCCTTGACAGAGTATGATCATGCAATGGATACCGATAGTTTGAATCCCGGTGAACAG TTATTTGAGAAGATCTGTTCTGGCATGTACTTGGGAGAAATTTTACGCAGAGTTCTACTTAGAATGGCTGAAGAAGCTGGCATTTTCGGTGATGAAGTCCCTCCAAAACTCAAGGATTCATTCGTATTAAG GACACCTGAAATGTCCGCTATGCATCACGACACTTCTTCTGATTTGAGAGTtgttggtgacaagttgaaggatatcttagag ATATCCAATACCTCCTTGAAGACGAGGAGATTAGTTGTTGAGCTATGTAATATTGTTGCAACACGTGGTGCAAGACTTGCGGCAGCTGGGATCTTGGGTATTGTCAAAAAGATGGGAAAGGATACGCCCAGAGAAAGTGGTGCAGAAAAGATCGTCGTAGCCATGGATGGTGGATTGTATGAGCACTATACAGAATACAGTAAATGCTTGGAGAACACTTTGGTTGAACTGCTTGGAGTGGAAATGTCAACAAGCATTGTTTTCAAGCACGCGAATGATGGTTCTGGCATTGGCGCCGCACTCCTTGCAGCCGCTAACTCCCATTATGTTGAAGATAAGTCCGGAAAATGA
- the LOC107876108 gene encoding nuclear poly(A) polymerase 4 isoform X2 — protein MGVSNLPPPKQYGVTKPLSLAGPMEADIQRTKELEKFLVGAGLYESAEEAAKREEVLCQLKQIVKDWVKDLTRLRGYSNQMVEDANAVILTFGSYRLGVHGPGADIDTLCVGPSYVNREEDFFLVLHNILAEREEVTELQPVPDAHVPVMKFKFDGISIDLLYASISLLVVPHDLDISSESMLCNVDEPTVRSLNGCRVADKILKHVPNIEFFRTTLRCLKFWAKQRGVYSNVTGFLGGVNWALLVARVCQLYPNAVPSMLVSRFFRVYTQWRWPNPVMLCQIEDKELGFSVWDPRKNPWDRTHQMPIITPAYPCMNSSYNVSASTLRVMTEQFEFGNNICQEIELNKAQWTALFEKYPFFESYKNYLQVDIVAADADDLLVWRGWVESRLRQLTLMIERDTFGKLQCHPYPHECVDQSKQCAHRAFFMGLQRGRGELVQDGQQFDIRGTVDEFRHQVNMYMYWKPGMEMFVSHVRRKQIPSYVLPDGYKRNQTPRPMSGQLAEKPSSTICRSSSGERGLKRKKELEGAEENQQNRDKRPSISPPRRDSSSPELIVGQKSGMLLQQRSATVSGGNRKSEEISNNFTNDKVQFAVLDKGAHVESTKSRGAQFEESAVGSVYRPSGVANLVEAGTFGDPVHELLQLSHDGRAVDSTGCNSICSSQGDLYTADSKSLLNNPKAARGVLTSLDSVGSESVQKSSIRVSVTSTA, from the exons ATTGTGAAGGACTGGGTGAAAGATCTTACTCGACTGAGAGGGTATAGCAATCAGATGGTCGAGGATGCAAATGCTGTCATTTTAACCTTTGGTTCTTATCGACTTGGG GTGCATGGTCCTGGAGCTGACATAGACACCTTATGTGTTGGACCATCCTACGTGAATCGAGAG GAGGACTTCTTTTTGGTATTGCATAATATTTTAGCGGAGAGGGAAGAAGTTACTGAACTACAACCAGTTCCAGATGCACATGTCCCTGTTATGAAGTTTAAGTTTGATGGGATCTCAATTGATCTTCTCTATGCAAGCATTTCTCTTTTGGTTGTACCACAT GATTTGGACATTTCCAGTGAATCCATGTTATGCAACGTTGATGAGCCAACTGTAAGGAGCCTTAATGGCTGCAGGGTGGCAGATAAAATCCTTAAACATGTTCCAAATATTGAG TTTTTCCGGACCACTCTTCGATGTTTAAAGTTTTGGGCTAAACAGCGTGGTGTTTATTCAAAT GTGACTGGATTTCTTGGTGGAGTGAACTGGGCTCTTCTGGTTGCTCGGGTTTGCCAACTCTATCCAAATGCTGTTCCGAGTATGCTGGTTTCTCGTTTTTTCCGTGTATATACACAATGGCGCTGGCCAAATCCTGTGATGCTTTGTCAAATAGAGGATAAAGAATTAGGATTTTCTGTCTGGGATCCACGTAAAAACCCTTGGGACCGTACACATCAAATGCCAATTATTACACCTGCCTATCCTTGCATGAACTCTAGCTACAATGTGTCTGCAAGTACTCTTCGAGTTATGACCGAACAATTTGAATTCGGGAATAACATATGTCAG GAAATTGAGCTGAATAAAGCCCAGTGGACTGCATTATTTGAGAAGTATCCTTTCTTTGAAAGCTACAAGAACTATTTGCAAGTTGACATCGTTGCAGCTGATGCTGATGACTTGCTTGTGTGGAGAGGCTGGGTCGAATCCCGGCTAAGACAGCTTACTTTGATG ATTGAGCGGGACACATTTGGTAAACTGCAGTGCCATCCTTATCCCCATGAGTGTGTGGACCAGTCCAAACAATGTGCACATCGTGCCTTCTTCATGGGTTTGCAGAGGGGACGGGGAGAGTTAGTTCAAGATGGCCAGCAATTTGATATTCGTGGGACAGTTGATGAATTTAGACACCAagtaaatatgtatatgtattggaAACCAGGAATGGAAATGTTTGTGTCCCATGTTCGTAGAAAGCAGATTCCCTCTTATGTTCTACCAGATGGTTATAAACGAAACCAAACACCAAGGCCAATGAGTGGGCAGCTGGCAGAGAAACCTTCCTCTACTATATGCAGATCAAGTTCCGGAGAAAGAggtttgaaaaggaaaaaagagctTGAAGGTGCAGAAGAGAATCAACAGAACCGGGACAAAAGGCCATCAATTAGTCCTCCAAGAAGGGATTCATCTTCACCTGAACTAATTGTTGGTCAGAAAAGTGGCATGTTGTTACAACAGCGTTCCGCGACAGTTTCTGGAGGGAAtagaaaaagtgaagaaatttcaaataattttacaaatgaTAAGGTGCAGTTTGCTGTTCTGGACAAAGGTGCCCATGTTGAATCAACTAAGTCACGAGGAGCACAATTTGAGGAAAGTGCTGTTGGATCCGTCTACCGTCCTAGTGGTGTCGCAAACCTTGTTGAAGCTGGTACCTTTGGCGATCCAGTGCATGAATTGCTCCAACTCAGCCACGATGGCCGTGCTGTGGACAGTACTGGTTGCAACTCTATCTGTTCTTCTCAGGGTGATCTATACACCGCGGATTCCAAGTCACTATTGAATAAT CCAAAAGCTGCACGTGGAGTGTTAACATCTCTGGATAGCGTTGGATCGGAATCTGTACAGAAATCCTCTATAAG GGTTAGCGTTACGTCAACAGCTTGA
- the LOC107876108 gene encoding nuclear poly(A) polymerase 4 isoform X1: MGVSNLPPPKQYGVTKPLSLAGPMEADIQRTKELEKFLVGAGLYESAEEAAKREEVLCQLKQIVKDWVKDLTRLRGYSNQMVEDANAVILTFGSYRLGVHGPGADIDTLCVGPSYVNREEDFFLVLHNILAEREEVTELQPVPDAHVPVMKFKFDGISIDLLYASISLLVVPHDLDISSESMLCNVDEPTVRSLNGCRVADKILKHVPNIEFFRTTLRCLKFWAKQRGVYSNVTGFLGGVNWALLVARVCQLYPNAVPSMLVSRFFRVYTQWRWPNPVMLCQIEDKELGFSVWDPRKNPWDRTHQMPIITPAYPCMNSSYNVSASTLRVMTEQFEFGNNICQEIELNKAQWTALFEKYPFFESYKNYLQVDIVAADADDLLVWRGWVESRLRQLTLMIERDTFGKLQCHPYPHECVDQSKQCAHRAFFMGLQRGRGELVQDGQQFDIRGTVDEFRHQVNMYMYWKPGMEMFVSHVRRKQIPSYVLPDGYKRNQTPRPMSGQLAEKPSSTICRSSSGERGLKRKKELEGAEENQQNRDKRPSISPPRRDSSSPELIVGQKSGMLLQQRSATVSGGNRKSEEISNNFTNDKVQFAVLDKGAHVESTKSRGAQFEESAVGSVYRPSGVANLVEAGTFGDPVHELLQLSHDGRAVDSTGCNSICSSQGDLYTADSKSLLNNVCENGSRYFEDALLELEPKAARGVLTSLDSVGSESVQKSSIRVSVTSTA, encoded by the exons ATTGTGAAGGACTGGGTGAAAGATCTTACTCGACTGAGAGGGTATAGCAATCAGATGGTCGAGGATGCAAATGCTGTCATTTTAACCTTTGGTTCTTATCGACTTGGG GTGCATGGTCCTGGAGCTGACATAGACACCTTATGTGTTGGACCATCCTACGTGAATCGAGAG GAGGACTTCTTTTTGGTATTGCATAATATTTTAGCGGAGAGGGAAGAAGTTACTGAACTACAACCAGTTCCAGATGCACATGTCCCTGTTATGAAGTTTAAGTTTGATGGGATCTCAATTGATCTTCTCTATGCAAGCATTTCTCTTTTGGTTGTACCACAT GATTTGGACATTTCCAGTGAATCCATGTTATGCAACGTTGATGAGCCAACTGTAAGGAGCCTTAATGGCTGCAGGGTGGCAGATAAAATCCTTAAACATGTTCCAAATATTGAG TTTTTCCGGACCACTCTTCGATGTTTAAAGTTTTGGGCTAAACAGCGTGGTGTTTATTCAAAT GTGACTGGATTTCTTGGTGGAGTGAACTGGGCTCTTCTGGTTGCTCGGGTTTGCCAACTCTATCCAAATGCTGTTCCGAGTATGCTGGTTTCTCGTTTTTTCCGTGTATATACACAATGGCGCTGGCCAAATCCTGTGATGCTTTGTCAAATAGAGGATAAAGAATTAGGATTTTCTGTCTGGGATCCACGTAAAAACCCTTGGGACCGTACACATCAAATGCCAATTATTACACCTGCCTATCCTTGCATGAACTCTAGCTACAATGTGTCTGCAAGTACTCTTCGAGTTATGACCGAACAATTTGAATTCGGGAATAACATATGTCAG GAAATTGAGCTGAATAAAGCCCAGTGGACTGCATTATTTGAGAAGTATCCTTTCTTTGAAAGCTACAAGAACTATTTGCAAGTTGACATCGTTGCAGCTGATGCTGATGACTTGCTTGTGTGGAGAGGCTGGGTCGAATCCCGGCTAAGACAGCTTACTTTGATG ATTGAGCGGGACACATTTGGTAAACTGCAGTGCCATCCTTATCCCCATGAGTGTGTGGACCAGTCCAAACAATGTGCACATCGTGCCTTCTTCATGGGTTTGCAGAGGGGACGGGGAGAGTTAGTTCAAGATGGCCAGCAATTTGATATTCGTGGGACAGTTGATGAATTTAGACACCAagtaaatatgtatatgtattggaAACCAGGAATGGAAATGTTTGTGTCCCATGTTCGTAGAAAGCAGATTCCCTCTTATGTTCTACCAGATGGTTATAAACGAAACCAAACACCAAGGCCAATGAGTGGGCAGCTGGCAGAGAAACCTTCCTCTACTATATGCAGATCAAGTTCCGGAGAAAGAggtttgaaaaggaaaaaagagctTGAAGGTGCAGAAGAGAATCAACAGAACCGGGACAAAAGGCCATCAATTAGTCCTCCAAGAAGGGATTCATCTTCACCTGAACTAATTGTTGGTCAGAAAAGTGGCATGTTGTTACAACAGCGTTCCGCGACAGTTTCTGGAGGGAAtagaaaaagtgaagaaatttcaaataattttacaaatgaTAAGGTGCAGTTTGCTGTTCTGGACAAAGGTGCCCATGTTGAATCAACTAAGTCACGAGGAGCACAATTTGAGGAAAGTGCTGTTGGATCCGTCTACCGTCCTAGTGGTGTCGCAAACCTTGTTGAAGCTGGTACCTTTGGCGATCCAGTGCATGAATTGCTCCAACTCAGCCACGATGGCCGTGCTGTGGACAGTACTGGTTGCAACTCTATCTGTTCTTCTCAGGGTGATCTATACACCGCGGATTCCAAGTCACTATTGAATAATGTATGTGAAAATGGTTCCAGATATTTTGAAGATGCGTTGCTGGAGTTAGAG CCAAAAGCTGCACGTGGAGTGTTAACATCTCTGGATAGCGTTGGATCGGAATCTGTACAGAAATCCTCTATAAG GGTTAGCGTTACGTCAACAGCTTGA